The Punica granatum isolate Tunisia-2019 chromosome 4, ASM765513v2, whole genome shotgun sequence genome has a window encoding:
- the LOC116203369 gene encoding uncharacterized protein LOC116203369, producing MAGPNSGMSAFLLFVTLNYVILSAHASRFQKLTKEEDLELERRLKVINKPARESFKQADYGAMIDCIDIYKQLAFDHPLLKNHKIQMKPGKFVDGVKKTNPVRTSLPAVPQIKYLCLLLEQLHFIWIIFFIYSAVRLFEGQNYGANATINVWSLSVLSDQLSGAVISIVNGLNVPGQLNNIQTGWLVNPYLYKNYTRLFTLWTADSYHKTGCYNVLCPGFLQVSMKIPLGLILRPTSVIGWTAL from the exons ATGGCAGGTCCAAATTCGGGGATGTCGGCATTCTTGTTGTTTGTAACTTTAAATTATGTTATATTGAGTGCCCATGCAAGTAGATTTCAAAAGCTAACGAAAGAAGAAGACTTGGAGCTCGAGAGACGGCTCAAAGTTATCAACAAGCCCGCAAGAGAGAGCTTTAAG CAAGCAGACTATGGTGCTATGATTGATTGCATCGATATATACAAACAACTAGCTTTCGATCATCCTCTACTGAAGAATCACAAGATTCAG ATGAAACCCGGAAAATTTGTCGACGGTGTCAAAAAGACAAATCCAGTGAGGACCTCTTTGCCCGCTGTGCCGCAGATCAAGTA CCTTTGT CTTCTTTTGGAACAACTTCATTTCATTTGGATTATCTTCTTTATTTATTCTGCAGTGCGGCTATTTGAAGGCCAAAATTATGGGGCAAACGCAACGATCAATGTGTGGTCCCTGTCTGTCTTGTCTGACCAACTTAGTGGGGCAGTTATCTCGATAGTGAATGGTCTCAATGTCCCGGGACAGCTGAACAATATACAAACAGGGTGGTTG GTAAATCCGTATTTGTACAAGAACTATACCCGGCTCTTCACCTTATGGACG GCCGATAGTTACCACAAGACGGGCTGCTACAATGTCCTGTGCCCAGGTTTCCTGCAAGTTAGCATGAAAATCCCCCTCGGCCTTATATTGAGACCGACTTCGGTAATCGGGTGGACCGCATTATGA